A genomic window from Lotus japonicus ecotype B-129 chromosome 1, LjGifu_v1.2 includes:
- the LOC130731400 gene encoding UV-stimulated scaffold protein A homolog yields the protein MEEGRGNAGKGTKARALIERATNSTAPEVDPRLLKAIKMVVRYSDSELRLATETLFELMKRDHSQVRYLALLIIDELFMRSKLFRALVVENLDQLLSLSVGFRRNLPLPAPPAVASVLRSKAIEFLEKWNVSFGVYYRQIRLGYDYLKNTLKLQFPNIQANAERIRQERRERERKSKEILLKKYELLKENLSSIKGGIMSTVDEIDQCLGILHSKEEFLSDDMLDDEECDEFRPLELQQIRLEALKEGEKVYENSDNKVVFDALRELYKLLMTKHMVSIQEWISVLVRVEVADNRFRDATLKELIDIQNHLKSIKNKCEEAGCSLANTSKPDEEEDFWEDGNIVSIEASSSATNNKDKHLDTASTSHKMNNDNLGPYTKVSNGSTVDSPLHGGKEVESNPLKLKLKAEAPVVRWGSHLDNWGSDRVFMANQRGLELESHWGRVDNDAVIPADKIAELNVQAMPYEEKQIEIQPCRAPLRKGRLCQRKDLKVCPFHGPIIPRDDEGRPLNQSPSDEKRMDLKTDLVDKLAKQAVKNVRDRDKEVANKREIDNKLLKRAKLAKIREHNDAVLRDAALASTSRSAVLGEIEELTNEDKLSAKEKKQSLASMLRKKVTSKDRIGQKLLSSRARGNADRKHVSLEDSKYREAFPNQW from the exons ATGGAAGAAGGAAGGGGAAATGCTGGAAAGGGAACAAAGGCCAGAGCTTTGATAGAGAGGGCTACCAATTCCACCGCTCCGGAGGTGGATCCCCGCCTCCTCAAGGCCATCAAGATGGTGGTCCGTTATTCTGATTCCGAGCTCCGCCTCGCTACCGAAACCCTTTTCGAGCTCATGAAACGCGACCACTCTCAG GTTAGGTACCTTGCACTTTTAATAATTGATGAACTCTTTATGCGTTCGAAGCTTTTTAGGGCACTGGTTGTTGAGAACTTGGATCAGTTATTAAGTTTGAGTGTTGGGTTCCGGCGAAATTTGCCGCTTCCTGCCCCACCGGCTGTTGCGTCTGTTTTGCGTTCAAAGGCTATTGAGTTCTTGGAAAAGTGGAATGTGTCTTTTGGGGTTTATTACAGACAGATCAGATTAGGTTATGATTACTTGAAGAATACTCTTAAGCTTCAGTTTCCTAACATACAAGCTAATGCAGAGCGGATTCGGCAAGAGAGAAGGGAAAGGGAAAGGAAGTCAAAAGAGATTTTATTGAAAAAGTATGAATTATTGAAAGAGAATTTATCTTCAATAAAGGGAGGAATAATGTCTACGGTGGATGAGATTGATCAGTGTTTGGGCATTTTGCATTCAAAAGAGGAGTTTCTGTCGGACGATATGTTAGATGATGAAGAATGTGATGAGTTCCGACCTTTGGAGCTGCAGCAGATTCGTCTTGAAGCATTGAAAGAAGGGGAGAAAGTTTATGAGAACAGTGACAACAAGGTAGTTTTCGATGCATTGAGGGAACTATACAAACTTCTCATGACAAAGCATATGGTTTCCATTCAAGAGTGGATTTCTGTTCTTGTAAGAGTTGAAGTAGCCGATAATAGATTCAGAGATGCCACTTTGAAGGAACTCATCGATATCCAGAATCATCtcaaatcaattaaaaataaatgtgaaGAGGCTGGTTGTTCTCTTGCAAACACATCAAAAcctgatgaggaagaagatttTTGGGAGGATGGTAATATTGTTTCTATTGAAGCCTCGTCCAGTGCAACCAATAACAAAGATAAGCATCTTGACACGGCATCAACCTCCCATAAAATGAACAATGATAATCTTGGTCCATACACTAAAGTATCTAATGGGTCTACTGTTGATAGCCCACTTCATGGAGGAAAAGAAGTTGAGTCAAACCCTCTGAAGCTTAAACTTAAGGCTGAAGCTCCTGTAGTAAGATGGGGTTCCCACTTGGATAATTGGGGTTCAGACAGGGTTTTTATGGCTAACCAGCGGGGCTTGGAGCTTGAAAGTCACTGGGGTAGGGTGGACAATGATGCAGTTATTCCAGCAGATAAAATTGCTGAATTGAATGTTCAGGCAATGCCTTATGAAGAAAAGCAGATTGAGATCCAACCATGCCGTGCTCCTTTGAGAAAAGGGAGACTCTGTCAGCGGAAAGATCTGAAAGTTTGCCCATTTCATGGACCTATCATTCCTCGAGATGATGAAGGGAGGCCACTCAATCAGAGCCCTTCAGATGAGAAGAGAATGGATTTAAAGACTGATTTAGTAGATAAGTTAGCAAAACAAGCGGTAAAAAATGTTCGTGACAGAGACAAAGAGGTGGCAAATAAGAGAGAAATTGATAACAAGTTGCTGAAACGTGCTAAACTTGCTAAAATTCGGGAACACAATGACGCAGTTTTACGGGATGCTGCTTTGGCTTCAACTTCAAGATCAGCTGTTCTTGGAGAAATTGAAGAGTTAACTAATGAAGACAAACTGTCTGCCAAAGAGAAGAAACAAAGTCTTGCATCTATGCTGCGGAAGAAAGTAACTTCAAAAGATAGAATAGGTCAGAAACTTTTGAGTTCGCGGGCAAGGGGTAATGCTGATAGGAAGCATGTATCTCTTGAGGATTCCAAATACAGAGAGGCCTTCCCAAATCAATGGTAA